The sequence below is a genomic window from Oreochromis niloticus isolate F11D_XX linkage group LG3, O_niloticus_UMD_NMBU, whole genome shotgun sequence.
AGCCAAATGGATCATGCAGATTCACACAAAAGTAAAGAATATAGAAATAAGACATAAGAGACTGTACAGTAAGGGCAAATTTACAAcgtaagaaaaaaatattgtataGTTAATAAAAATGGCATACTCTGTTTCAATAAAATGTGCAACTGAGTAagatcagttttttaaaatgtacaaaaagtgttgtgtatttgttcttaaaaaacaacaacaacaaaaaatgcatAAACTGCAAATAACAGCAGGGATGTAAACAACTTGTTGTGTTTGCTGGGAGCAGTGATAATTATAAAGTCCAAGTCTGTCACTGTAGGAGCTCTCCAGGTCTCCAACAGATTCATGCATGTAGTGCAGACATTGCCTAAGATTGACGTTTTTTTTGCCAGAGTTCTTCTGTCTCCTACCACCAGCACTGAGTCAATGGGCATCCgaggacagagctggccttcctgatgagctTATCCAACCACTTCCTCTCAGCTGTAGATAAGCTGCTGTTTCAACAGAtaccatagaagatggctgatgccaccacagagtcaaaAAAGGTCTTCAGGAGCACCTGCTGCACTCCAGAAGTTTCCtgagcaggtagagtctgctctgaccatTCCTGTAATGAGCATCAGTCCACTCTCCCACTGTCAGTTCCCTGGAtgttcaggtgaacacccagctACTTATAAGAGTGCACTATCCCACTGTCAGTTTACTGGATGTTCACTGGTGTCGGTGTGGTGGGTCTGCACCTGTGGAAATCCACCACCAGCATTAGCATGATGGTGAAAATGGCCAAACATGGAAAAGAAAGCTCCTTTATACCCATTGTATACACACAATGGGTATAAAGCAGCTGTTATAATTTTGGCCAATCCTTGTGATAAGACTGGTCATGCAGTATtgatgtctttatttattttggttacagtgctccagtataaacattaacaaagacagagaaTACACTAGTAAGAAATGGACACAAGATATACCATATATCCATGacttatatacatatatatgactTATATACACTTATTGATAAATAGCTGAATAAGAAGAAGAGCGTAGCTATTGCAGTATACAGTGTGTTGGTAAATGGACtcgttcttatatagcgcttttctactctgtctgagcactcaaagtgcttatacaactaattcattcacccaatcacacattAGCTAAGTGCTAattatctaacattcatactctgatggatgagagcaacatggggttagtatcttgcccaaggatatttggcatggagactggagcagcctgggatcgaacaaTTTAAAGGACTCAAAGAGGCACAACTTAGTTTTGCTGCTTTCTGTCAAATGAAACCAGCCTTGCCTTTCTTCTCTAAACTCTGTCGCTAACAAGGCATTTGGATTCAGAATAGAGCCTCTTACTGGACCAGTATGTTTTTTCTCTAAAAGCATGTCACCCTTTTCAAATGCATTAAAGCAGTTGACCTAAACAGCTGAAAGAGAGATGTGAAACTTTTGTGTTAAAGCAGTTCAGCTATTTTTGTTTGTGGTTTTATTGCAACGCTAAAGGCCTTTGATACACAGTGTTGCTACAAACTTTCTGTTTGTTCAAATGTCAGGAAAGAAAACTTCCCCTTTTCTCATACAAGATACTAGAAACAGTGAAACAATTACAAATGTCAGTGTATTCAGACTATAATCACTTTTGTGTTTTATATAAAACTTGATGGAATTAATTTCAGAGAAAGATACCTTATACCATAGCTTCAATGATTCCTGCAAGATTTGTCTTCAAAGGGTGCATGTCTGCAGTTTTAAACACTTTCATTAAATAATTGTAATTATTCTTCTAACAGTCTGCAATCTTGGACATTATGTAATCAAAACAAGTAGATGAGGTTTCACAGCttcttttaaaactttactATCACGTTACTATCTGCTGGCAGCTTATACAACATGAATTTTACTTCTCTCTCAGCTGCAGGCTCTCTGTCTCCTGCTGGTTCGAGGTTGAGGTAAACACAACGAAAAATCTAGAATCACATACTGAAAAAAAGTGTCCGATCATATCTGTTGAAGGACAGTGTACAGCAGCTTCCTGCATACAGTGGAAGGCAGTCTatgtagcaaacaaaacaaataggGGCTGATGGGATGCAGATGCAGCCGAAAGTATAGaggaaatagaaataaaaacaggaagcagcaCTAGCACCAgtcaaacaggaaaatgagtcTATCTGTTGGTAGTATAAATAACATGAGTTTCTGGTTGCTTTTGTGCTGCAGGCCTCCCGCGTCTTTTTACTGCTGATTGCAGTGCTGGATCCTTCAGGGTGCCAGGGTCCAGATTCTGTAATTAAAAGTACAGATATAAAATAACTGAACTGGCTTAAAGGTGCAAGcatcaaaatatttaaacattacagcATACTGTATAAAAAGGCTCCCACCTCAAATTGTTCTGGATTCGTATTTTCATGTTCTTTAGCTGATAATTCAAAGACATGATCATCAGTTAAGTGAACAATACAGTGACACTGAAATTTATTTTGCATTAAAATttgctcttatttttttttgtggcaacatttgtattttttcatatgGTTGATATTTCGCCAAATATGAGAAACATAGAGTAGAAGTAAACAGTACCTGTTTTCCTGCGTTGAACAGCCAGACCAGTGATGACCATTAAGAGGAAAACAGACAGAACACCCAGGGTGACACTCGTCAGCTTTGCTACTTCGTGAGCCtctaatacaaaaacaaaggtAAAAAGCGACACGGCCGaaagttatatttatatatttcattcagatgtttttaatCATCTGCACAATAAAAGAAATGTTAACTTACGTTTAGAGATGCAGTCCATGTCATCCTGAGGCTCATCGATGgctattaaaaaataaagcctTGATTTTATTAGTCCTCATTTCTATAATAATCTTAATATATAACCACCATAGTCTTTGTATACAGAGTGTTGACAATAATTTCACTGTACATGTAATATAAACAGAAAGCAATAACTGAAGAATGAGGAGGCAAAGACTTTACAACAATCTTACCTCCAACCTTTAATTGCATGACGCTTAAATTTAGACGTCCTTCTGAGAGAAATCCACAGAAATACAGCCCAGAGTCAGACACATCCACTTGTTTGATTTTGAGGAAGACATCAGaggttgtttttgtcatttcaacttttccatttttaaatccATCATTGTAGTTAACATTTGAACTAGACGCTTGCATAAAAGCGATAGAGTTGAATGTGGTTCCGTTG
It includes:
- the LOC112846564 gene encoding uncharacterized protein LOC112846564 isoform X1, producing MMNVITALALSCFFSGWIAVSGSEFQTSEVQAGENVTLQCTKIYTYEVQTFWFRLVNGTTFNSIAFMQASSSNVNYNDGFKNGKVEMTKTTSDVFLKIKQVDVSDSGLYFCGFLSEGRLNLSVMQLKVGAIDEPQDDMDCISKQAHEVAKLTSVTLGVLSVFLLMVITGLAVQRRKTAKEHENTNPEQFENLDPGTLKDPALQSAVKRRGRPAAQKQPETHVIYTTNR
- the LOC112846564 gene encoding uncharacterized protein LOC112846564 isoform X2, whose amino-acid sequence is MMNVITALALSCFCWIAVSGSEFQTSEVQAGENVTLQCTKIYTYEVQTFWFRLVNGTTFNSIAFMQASSSNVNYNDGFKNGKVEMTKTTSDVFLKIKQVDVSDSGLYFCGFLSEGRLNLSVMQLKVGAIDEPQDDMDCISKQAHEVAKLTSVTLGVLSVFLLMVITGLAVQRRKTAKEHENTNPEQFENLDPGTLKDPALQSAVKRRGRPAAQKQPETHVIYTTNR